A genomic window from Prinia subflava isolate CZ2003 ecotype Zambia unplaced genomic scaffold, Cam_Psub_1.2 scaffold_63_NEW, whole genome shotgun sequence includes:
- the POLR2G gene encoding DNA-directed RNA polymerase II subunit RPB7 isoform X2: MFYHISLEHEILLHPRYFGPNLLNTVKQKLFTEVEGTCTGKYGFVIAVTTIDNIGAGVIQPGRGFVLYPVRYKAIVFRPFKGEVVDAVVTQVNKSIPSEMEFDPNSNPPCYKTVDEDIVIQQDDEIRLKIVGTRVDKNDIFAIGSLMDDYLGLVS, translated from the exons ATGTTTTACCAC ATCTCCCTGGAGCACGAGATCCTCCTGCACCCGCGCTACTTCGGGCCCAACCTGCTCAACACCGTCAAACAGAAACTCTTCACCGAGGTGGAGGGGACCTGCACCGGGAA GTACGGGTTCGTCATCGCCGTCACCACCATCGACAACATCGGCGCCGGGGTGATCCAGCCCGGCCGCGGCTTCGTGCTCTACCCCGTGCGCTACAAGGCCATCGTGTTCCGGCCCTTCAAGGGGGAGGTGGTGGACGCCGTGGTCACCCAGGTCAACAAG tCCATCCCCTCGGAGATGGAATTCGACCCCAACTCGAACCCCCCCTGCTACAAAACCGTGGACGAG gACATCGTGATCCAGCAGGACGACGAGATCCGGCTGAAGATCGTGGGGACCCGCGTGGACAAGAACGACATC ttTGCCATCGGCTCCTTGATGGACGATTACCTGG GCCTCGtcagctga
- the POLR2G gene encoding DNA-directed RNA polymerase II subunit RPB7 isoform X1, which translates to MFYHISLEHEILLHPRYFGPNLLNTVKQKLFTEVEGTCTGKYGFVIAVTTIDNIGAGVIQPGRGFVLYPVRYKAIVFRPFKGEVVDAVVTQVNKVGLFTEIGPMSCFISRHSIPSEMEFDPNSNPPCYKTVDEDIVIQQDDEIRLKIVGTRVDKNDIFAIGSLMDDYLGLVS; encoded by the exons ATGTTTTACCAC ATCTCCCTGGAGCACGAGATCCTCCTGCACCCGCGCTACTTCGGGCCCAACCTGCTCAACACCGTCAAACAGAAACTCTTCACCGAGGTGGAGGGGACCTGCACCGGGAA GTACGGGTTCGTCATCGCCGTCACCACCATCGACAACATCGGCGCCGGGGTGATCCAGCCCGGCCGCGGCTTCGTGCTCTACCCCGTGCGCTACAAGGCCATCGTGTTCCGGCCCTTCAAGGGGGAGGTGGTGGACGCCGTGGTCACCCAGGTCAACAAG GTCGGGCTGTTCACGGAGATCGGGCCCATGTCCTGCTTCATCTCGCGCCAC tCCATCCCCTCGGAGATGGAATTCGACCCCAACTCGAACCCCCCCTGCTACAAAACCGTGGACGAG gACATCGTGATCCAGCAGGACGACGAGATCCGGCTGAAGATCGTGGGGACCCGCGTGGACAAGAACGACATC ttTGCCATCGGCTCCTTGATGGACGATTACCTGG GCCTCGtcagctga